The Methanofervidicoccus sp. A16 genome has a segment encoding these proteins:
- a CDS encoding glycosyltransferase family 4 protein, which produces MMTINLIIFPGYYVPHVGGLETHVDEFVKYLSEDKEFNIYIFAPNIPKYEEFEVRYNNVKVYRYPAFEVISNYPVPNILSIKFWRMFFSLYKINFHVVMTRTRFFSNTLLGFLFAKLRLSRVKLVHVEHGSAFVNVSSRLTNKIAYIYDKTIGKLIFRESDCVIAISKSVKKFILENFLDDLDIPVIYRGIEIQEIENIPEDREIKERFKDKIKLCFVGRLYKWKGVDNLIESYKILPKEIRDRTVLIIVGYGEDLEYLKELSGEYLNKGIYFTGRKDFKKAIGIVKSCDIYIHPSYRGGGLSTSLLQAMCCGKPVVASPYEGGDEVVVDRKTGILLKDNSPEEICRGVMEFIESRELMVQCGRNARRFIEENFNWKVSVERYKEILRDLVKG; this is translated from the coding sequence ATTATGACCATCAACCTTATCATCTTTCCAGGATATTATGTACCTCATGTAGGAGGATTGGAAACCCATGTTGATGAATTTGTTAAATACCTATCTGAAGATAAAGAGTTTAATATTTATATCTTCGCCCCAAATATTCCAAAATACGAGGAATTTGAAGTTAGATACAACAACGTTAAGGTATATAGGTATCCAGCCTTTGAGGTGATTTCAAATTATCCAGTTCCCAATATACTAAGTATTAAGTTCTGGAGGATGTTTTTCAGTCTGTATAAAATAAACTTCCATGTTGTAATGACGAGAACGAGATTTTTCTCAAATACATTGTTAGGATTTCTCTTTGCGAAACTTAGGTTATCCAGGGTAAAACTTGTACATGTAGAGCATGGTAGTGCCTTTGTTAATGTAAGCAGTAGATTAACGAACAAGATAGCCTATATATACGATAAAACTATAGGGAAGTTGATATTTCGAGAATCTGACTGTGTAATAGCTATATCGAAATCTGTTAAAAAATTTATTTTGGAGAATTTTTTAGATGATCTTGATATTCCAGTGATATATCGAGGTATAGAGATCCAAGAGATAGAGAACATACCTGAGGATAGGGAGATAAAAGAGAGATTTAAAGATAAGATAAAACTATGTTTTGTCGGTAGATTATATAAATGGAAGGGAGTGGATAACTTAATCGAAAGCTATAAAATTCTTCCTAAGGAGATAAGGGATAGAACTGTGTTAATAATAGTTGGATATGGGGAGGATCTAGAGTATCTTAAAGAGTTGTCAGGGGAGTATCTTAATAAAGGGATATACTTCACTGGAAGGAAGGATTTTAAGAAGGCTATAGGGATAGTTAAAAGTTGTGATATATACATCCATCCATCTTATAGGGGTGGGGGTCTCTCTACATCTCTACTTCAGGCTATGTGCTGTGGAAAACCTGTTGTTGCCAGTCCCTACGAGGGGGGAGATGAGGTAGTAGTTGATAGGAAAACTGGGATACTTTTAAAGGATAACAGTCCAGAGGAGATATGTAGGGGTGTAATGGAGTTTATTGAGAGTAGGGAGTTAATGGTTCAATGTGGTAGGAATGCCAGGAGGTTTATAGAGGAGAACTTTAACTGGAAGGTATCGGTGGAGAGATACAAGGAGATTTTAAGGGATTTAGTTAAGGGATAG
- a CDS encoding dihydroorotate dehydrogenase electron transfer subunit, producing MERPEICEIKEIVVETPTVKTFILDRKFKFRPGQFAMLWLPGVDEKPFGYSSDRSFTVAKVGRFTEAMHNLREGDLIGVRGPYGSSFEPLGDKILGVAGGIGAVPVITAMEEFSRKGFEVTTILGARSKEELLFIDRFKRCGEVLLCTDDGSVGYRGFTTGKLKELLREDSKFDLIITCGPELMMKKVVEIGERYNIPVQVSLERYMKCGIGLCGQCALDDEGLCVCRDGPVFWGDRLKYISEFGKYKRDESGSKVLI from the coding sequence ATGGAAAGGCCAGAGATCTGTGAAATAAAAGAGATAGTAGTTGAAACTCCAACTGTAAAAACCTTCATCTTAGATAGGAAGTTTAAATTTAGACCTGGGCAGTTTGCTATGTTGTGGCTTCCAGGTGTAGATGAAAAACCCTTTGGGTACTCCTCCGATAGAAGTTTTACAGTTGCTAAGGTTGGTAGATTTACAGAGGCTATGCACAACTTGAGGGAGGGAGATCTTATAGGAGTCAGAGGACCTTATGGATCATCTTTTGAACCTTTGGGAGATAAAATACTTGGAGTTGCTGGAGGCATTGGGGCTGTACCTGTTATAACTGCCATGGAGGAGTTCTCAAGAAAAGGTTTCGAGGTAACTACGATACTTGGGGCACGTAGTAAGGAGGAGTTGCTATTTATAGATAGGTTTAAGAGATGTGGTGAGGTGCTCCTATGTACAGATGATGGAAGTGTAGGCTATCGGGGATTTACAACTGGGAAGTTGAAAGAGTTGTTGAGGGAGGATAGTAAGTTTGATCTTATAATAACCTGTGGGCCGGAGTTGATGATGAAGAAGGTGGTGGAGATTGGAGAAAGATATAATATTCCTGTTCAGGTATCTTTAGAGAGGTATATGAAGTGTGGGATCGGTCTATGTGGCCAGTGTGCCTTAGATGATGAGGGTCTCTGTGTATGTAGGGATGGTCCTGTGTTCTGGGGAGATAGATTAAAGTATATAAGTGAGTTTGGAAAATATAAGAGAGATGAGAGTGGTAGTAAGGTATTGATTTAG
- the hisI gene encoding phosphoribosyl-AMP cyclohydrolase, giving the protein MDVDKIIKELNLKFRKIDGKDLIIAITTDENKNVLMTAFMDREALKKTLETGYMHYYSTSRKKLWKKGEESGNIQKVKEIYRDCDGDALLFVVEQKGVACHEGYYSCFHYKVDLKNRDAGDNGKARDL; this is encoded by the coding sequence ATGGATGTAGATAAAATCATTAAGGAGTTAAACTTAAAGTTTAGAAAGATAGATGGAAAGGATCTAATAATAGCAATAACTACCGATGAGAATAAAAATGTACTAATGACGGCATTTATGGACAGGGAAGCGTTGAAAAAGACTCTTGAAACTGGCTATATGCACTACTACTCTACAAGTAGAAAGAAACTCTGGAAGAAGGGAGAGGAAAGTGGTAATATACAGAAGGTAAAGGAGATCTACAGAGACTGTGATGGGGATGCACTTCTTTTCGTCGTTGAGCAGAAAGGGGTTGCATGTCATGAGGGATATTACTCTTGTTTTCACTACAAGGTGGATCTGAAAAATAGAGATGCGGGAGATAATGGAAAGGCCAGAGATCTGTGA
- a CDS encoding class III signal peptide-containing protein, which produces MKMCKIRGQISLELIMLILVALLGAVVVGVTIPNNLVNITSVEDTKEVVFEGFIRGGGTPVSFSGGNNPSNSDTIGNSNAVDNSTTIVDHNTSNNGTIDNNSTEDSNTEDNSTVVLPDLIPVELIVQYENGSEITRCGRCGYRHGQNGKQNTGKNHCQCSHKHRHHNNDQIVKIIATIENQGGNISSPFDVALMINNKIDQIKTKSDINSNTWTIKFDGIKVSTNKCWGKCHGRGKGCEHNWKNCKNKNCDREVNYTFTIIVDYSNTVNESNENNNKLSVNWNIRENGENSNNDSNYNYNDNNTAIIIGGRAESLTVILSGTSGVNMGSGVIPNAKSLSGYVEINNKNITNAQKIFFNVKGNISGKININGKRMLHLGNLSEIGTLNLTLNGNSSLSIINVQRIENIRIDGINGSTKFTTLNANINTMDIGGMNGNTNLIFDSVYIDMLRIGGINGKAKLTIKNSDIDRLEIGGIGGSAKLIIKNSFINHVVVGGGVDLINSRHVKIINSTIDGQRYD; this is translated from the coding sequence ATGAAAATGTGCAAAATTAGGGGGCAGATATCTTTAGAGTTAATAATGCTGATACTTGTAGCATTATTAGGTGCAGTTGTGGTAGGAGTTACTATACCCAATAATTTAGTTAATATAACAAGTGTAGAGGATACTAAAGAGGTGGTATTTGAGGGGTTTATAAGAGGAGGAGGTACTCCTGTATCTTTTAGTGGAGGTAACAACCCTTCAAACAGTGATACGATAGGGAATTCTAATGCTGTAGACAATTCCACAACAATTGTAGATCACAATACTTCAAACAATGGTACAATAGACAACAATAGCACAGAGGATTCTAATACTGAAGACAATTCTACGGTAGTATTGCCAGATTTAATCCCAGTAGAATTAATAGTACAGTATGAGAATGGTAGTGAAATCACAAGATGTGGTAGATGTGGATATAGACATGGACAAAATGGCAAACAAAACACAGGAAAGAACCACTGTCAATGTTCTCATAAACATAGGCACCACAACAATGATCAGATAGTCAAAATTATAGCAACTATTGAAAATCAGGGAGGTAATATAAGTAGTCCATTTGATGTAGCCCTGATGATAAATAACAAAATCGACCAGATAAAAACCAAATCAGACATTAACAGTAACACCTGGACTATAAAATTTGATGGTATAAAAGTATCAACTAATAAATGTTGGGGGAAATGTCACGGACGTGGAAAAGGATGTGAACATAATTGGAAAAACTGTAAAAATAAAAACTGCGATAGAGAAGTTAACTATACTTTTACAATCATTGTAGATTATTCCAATACAGTAAATGAATCTAATGAAAATAATAATAAATTATCAGTAAACTGGAATATAAGAGAAAACGGTGAAAACAGTAACAATGATAGCAATTATAATTATAATGATAATAATACAGCCATTATCATTGGAGGTAGAGCTGAAAGTCTAACTGTAATACTTAGTGGTACTAGTGGGGTAAATATGGGATCTGGAGTAATACCAAATGCAAAATCATTATCGGGATACGTAGAAATCAATAATAAGAACATTACAAATGCTCAAAAGATATTCTTCAATGTGAAAGGAAATATATCTGGAAAAATAAATATAAATGGAAAAAGGATGTTGCATTTGGGAAACTTGTCTGAAATTGGTACTTTAAATCTGACATTAAATGGAAATTCTAGTTTGAGTATAATAAATGTACAACGAATAGAAAATATTAGAATTGATGGAATTAATGGTAGTACGAAGTTCACAACATTAAACGCTAATATAAATACTATGGATATAGGAGGTATGAATGGAAATACAAATTTAATTTTTGATAGTGTATATATAGATATGTTAAGGATTGGTGGAATTAATGGTAAAGCAAAATTAACTATTAAAAACTCTGATATAGATAGATTGGAGATTGGTGGAATTGGTGGTAGTGCAAAACTAATTATCAAAAATTCCTTTATAAATCATGTAGTAGTTGGTGGTGGTGTTGACTTAATAAACTCAAGACATGTGAAAATTATAAACTCCACAATCGATGGACAAAGATATGATTAA
- a CDS encoding YqhA family protein — MLEVIFEGTLWKCRLIAILAVIFGLIGSISLFLIASYDIVVISEKVYMFFFGGYRPLNFHELLIEKIIGAVHLYLVAVVMLIFSFGIYELFISEIDDRKDEESKILAIHSLDELKDKLGKVVIMVLIIGFFKRVMDIDYSSPMEMMYLAGSILMLALALHFMHKPFLKGQR, encoded by the coding sequence ATTTTAGAGGTTATTTTTGAAGGAACTCTCTGGAAATGTAGGTTGATTGCTATCTTGGCTGTTATATTTGGATTGATTGGAAGTATCTCCCTATTCCTTATAGCCAGTTATGATATTGTTGTAATTAGTGAAAAAGTGTATATGTTCTTTTTTGGAGGTTATCGTCCTTTAAATTTTCACGAGTTATTGATTGAGAAGATCATCGGTGCAGTACATCTCTATCTAGTTGCAGTAGTTATGTTAATATTCTCCTTTGGTATCTATGAACTTTTTATCAGTGAGATAGACGATAGGAAAGATGAGGAAAGTAAGATCTTGGCAATTCACAGTTTAGATGAACTTAAGGATAAACTTGGTAAAGTTGTAATAATGGTTTTAATCATTGGGTTCTTTAAAAGGGTTATGGATATTGATTACTCCAGTCCCATGGAGATGATGTATCTCGCAGGAAGTATACTGATGCTTGCACTGGCACTTCACTTTATGCATAAACCATTTTTAAAGGGGCAGAGATGA
- the cobK gene encoding precorrin-6A reductase: MKSQKDVKILIMGGTKDGIEISKRLKEMGFYTITTTKTDYGSKLAEKYSDTVISRESTDKTLKDIVKEYNVSILIDATHPFAVNASKRAIDVSRECNIPYIRYERPQRRYKDAIYVRDFEEASKMAVKLSSKNILYLGGIKNLKTVVKVIGKERLIARVLPISVPEALKLLPSKNVIGMEGVFSKELNKYILLDYNCDVLITKDSGDSGGLNEKVLGAKEAGAKVIIVERPKLDYPLLFHSIEDLLDYVKNLISS; encoded by the coding sequence ATGAAATCTCAAAAAGACGTAAAGATCCTAATAATGGGAGGTACAAAGGATGGTATCGAGATATCCAAAAGGTTAAAGGAAATGGGATTCTATACTATCACAACTACAAAAACAGATTACGGTAGTAAGTTGGCAGAGAAGTACTCAGATACAGTTATCTCCAGGGAGAGTACAGATAAAACCCTCAAAGATATAGTGAAGGAGTACAACGTCTCTATCTTAATTGACGCCACCCATCCCTTTGCAGTTAACGCCTCCAAGAGAGCCATAGATGTCTCAAGGGAATGTAATATTCCTTATATAAGGTATGAACGTCCCCAGAGGAGATATAAAGACGCTATTTATGTGAGAGACTTTGAAGAAGCCTCAAAAATGGCAGTGAAACTAAGTAGTAAAAACATCCTCTACCTTGGAGGGATTAAAAACTTAAAAACTGTGGTAAAGGTGATAGGAAAGGAGAGATTAATTGCCAGGGTACTCCCAATCTCAGTACCTGAGGCTCTGAAGTTGCTACCTTCTAAGAATGTAATAGGTATGGAAGGGGTATTTTCAAAGGAGTTGAACAAGTATATCCTTTTAGACTACAACTGCGACGTACTTATTACAAAGGACAGCGGTGATAGTGGGGGACTGAATGAGAAGGTTCTAGGTGCTAAAGAGGCTGGTGCAAAGGTGATAATTGTAGAGCGTCCTAAATTGGACTATCCTCTACTATTTCACAGTATTGAAGATCTTTTAGACTATGTAAAAAACCTCATTTCCAGTTAG
- a CDS encoding cysteine-rich small domain-containing protein, with protein MIDLAKKHFKKVIELCGANRDCKYYPCHFDNQVCLWCFCPFYPCYDEELGEFVTRKDGKKIWSCVKCSWIHRPDVACEVLREILEVTKDKNTTEALNVFENRELLMKIMKRVREKFH; from the coding sequence ATGATAGATCTGGCTAAAAAACATTTTAAAAAGGTCATAGAACTCTGTGGAGCAAACAGAGACTGTAAATACTATCCCTGTCATTTTGATAATCAAGTGTGTCTCTGGTGTTTCTGTCCCTTCTATCCCTGTTATGACGAGGAACTTGGGGAATTCGTTACAAGAAAAGATGGCAAAAAAATATGGAGTTGTGTAAAGTGCTCCTGGATACATAGGCCTGATGTTGCCTGTGAAGTTTTGAGGGAGATCTTAGAAGTTACAAAAGATAAAAATACAACAGAGGCCCTAAATGTCTTTGAGAACAGGGAGTTGCTTATGAAGATTATGAAAAGGGTTAGGGAAAAATTTCACTAG
- a CDS encoding methanogenesis marker 12 protein translates to MITVGIDHGTSGIKVCIRENGKNTFFVLSRSEIKNRSFIEELSKYVDPNKIDLISVCYSMGDGIDRILPIEKVKNRGVVSIEGAGEKIGGGTKVFDEIKESNIPAVVIPGLHRGVKCLDRRFRALYSHIASPEKLCMAYSAYKIFQLRDFILSDISSNTVTLIVRDGKVFGGFDACIGAVGLLHGPIDLEMIREIDSGRITANEAFSTGGIIKIIRDRYRGVENTLEELLKCYKKDGRCILAVESLILSVAMEINALMILNPSRNVVLTGSLVNIKEFAIPERLKEYIDGNFYLLEGESGALGGALIAEDILKGVRNILGVEVDYR, encoded by the coding sequence ATGATCACAGTGGGAATAGACCATGGAACTTCTGGTATTAAGGTATGTATCAGGGAAAATGGTAAAAATACTTTTTTTGTACTCTCCCGTAGTGAGATAAAGAATAGATCTTTCATAGAGGAGTTAAGTAAGTACGTAGATCCTAATAAAATAGATCTTATCTCCGTGTGCTACTCCATGGGAGATGGTATAGACAGGATACTTCCAATAGAGAAGGTAAAAAACAGGGGTGTAGTTAGTATAGAAGGTGCTGGAGAGAAGATAGGAGGAGGGACCAAGGTATTTGATGAGATAAAGGAATCTAATATCCCTGCAGTGGTAATCCCTGGACTCCATAGAGGTGTTAAATGTCTAGATAGGAGATTCAGGGCTCTCTACTCCCATATAGCCTCTCCTGAAAAACTCTGTATGGCCTATAGTGCTTACAAGATATTTCAACTTCGGGATTTCATCCTATCGGATATATCATCCAATACTGTTACCTTAATTGTAAGGGATGGAAAGGTATTTGGAGGTTTTGACGCCTGTATTGGAGCAGTGGGATTACTACATGGACCTATAGATTTGGAGATGATAAGGGAGATCGACAGTGGGAGGATAACCGCCAATGAAGCATTTTCAACTGGAGGCATAATAAAGATAATAAGGGACAGGTATAGAGGTGTGGAGAATACATTGGAGGAACTTCTCAAGTGTTATAAAAAAGATGGGAGGTGCATCCTTGCAGTAGAGTCCCTAATTCTTAGTGTAGCCATGGAGATAAACGCCCTTATGATACTAAATCCCAGTAGAAATGTAGTACTCACAGGATCCCTTGTCAACATTAAGGAATTTGCCATCCCAGAGAGGTTAAAGGAGTACATAGACGGAAACTTCTATTTACTAGAGGGGGAGAGTGGTGCCCTTGGAGGTGCTCTAATTGCAGAGGATATATTGAAGGGTGTGAGGAATATCTTAGGTGTAGAGGTAGATTATAGGTAG
- a CDS encoding DDE-type integrase/transposase/recombinase — protein sequence MLRVKDIIKELKIFKRNKIPIEIKTLAIATYIQTSSVRRTARILSEIYPVSKTSVWNWINKFKEELSITTEERERDLIAVDETVVKGGGKHYYVYSAVDVERNELILMRVYTIRNHLITRSFVKKVLKYCRGEPKFLIDKAPWLISALKSLNLNFEHQTFGRGSLIESVFSSLKQRVKIFFCSINAKNPVRNWNFFCRLFVLYYNKLRWCLC from the coding sequence ATGCTAAGAGTAAAAGATATTATAAAGGAATTAAAAATCTTTAAGAGGAACAAAATACCCATAGAAATTAAAACACTCGCCATTGCAACCTACATTCAGACATCTTCAGTAAGAAGGACTGCCAGAATTCTTTCAGAGATTTATCCAGTCTCAAAAACATCAGTTTGGAACTGGATAAATAAGTTTAAAGAAGAATTATCCATTACAACAGAGGAAAGAGAAAGAGATCTAATAGCGGTGGATGAAACTGTTGTTAAAGGTGGCGGGAAGCACTATTACGTTTATTCAGCTGTAGATGTTGAGAGGAATGAATTAATTTTAATGAGAGTCTATACAATAAGGAATCATCTAATTACGAGGTCCTTTGTAAAGAAAGTACTGAAGTACTGTAGGGGTGAGCCTAAATTCCTTATAGATAAAGCCCCATGGCTAATTAGTGCTCTAAAAAGTCTTAATTTAAACTTTGAACATCAGACTTTTGGGCGGGGGAGTTTGATAGAATCGGTGTTTTCTTCTCTGAAGCAGAGGGTAAAGATCTTTTTCTGCTCTATTAATGCTAAAAATCCTGTTAGAAACTGGAACTTCTTTTGTAGGTTATTTGTTCTGTATTATAATAAACTGAGGTGGTGTTTATGTTAA
- a CDS encoding radical SAM protein — protein MKNVALIYPNKFKGGISCLAMHVLYYHLNRYRDIHCDMYFLENYSQIKNKDAIIITLQYENDYFNVVRIVEELKSKNPEAIFIGGGPCSMANPLPLSDFFDVFVIGEIEGTDIMYRLINRETDVEGAYFPEYHGRSREDFKGIKRVYPKKLGIEDYPIKQFTHPSGAYGKAYLLEIGRGCPRRCKFCMARGIYYPPRFRKLKDLTYLVDEGLKYTDAEKVALISPSVGDYRYIIDLCQYIRNNYNIQISPSSLRADTISEELLEVLDIKTLTIAPEAGSERLRDYIGKDISSEDIERALEIAKKRGIEGVKLYFMVGLPTEEREDIQEIINLSKDVKEKFRRVSVSVNPFIPKPCTEFEREPFNMESKSTIKYIEKSLKKYGIQVSYENFNSMVVQCVLSRGDASLGNLIKEYNKPNQLLRYLKKKELLDRYLGALK, from the coding sequence ATGAAAAATGTGGCACTTATATATCCAAATAAGTTCAAAGGAGGCATCTCCTGTTTAGCTATGCATGTCCTCTATTATCACCTTAATAGGTATAGGGATATCCATTGTGATATGTACTTCTTAGAGAACTACTCCCAGATAAAGAATAAAGACGCTATAATCATTACCCTACAGTACGAGAACGATTACTTCAACGTAGTAAGAATAGTAGAGGAACTTAAAAGTAAAAATCCAGAAGCCATCTTTATTGGAGGAGGTCCCTGTAGTATGGCCAATCCTCTACCCCTAAGTGATTTCTTCGATGTATTTGTAATAGGGGAGATCGAAGGTACAGATATTATGTACCGTCTCATTAACAGAGAGACAGATGTAGAGGGAGCCTATTTTCCAGAGTATCATGGTAGAAGTAGGGAGGACTTCAAGGGTATAAAGAGGGTGTATCCCAAGAAACTTGGTATTGAAGACTATCCGATAAAACAGTTTACTCACCCTTCAGGGGCCTATGGAAAGGCATATCTCTTAGAGATAGGGAGAGGTTGTCCAAGGAGATGTAAGTTCTGTATGGCTAGAGGTATATACTACCCTCCTAGATTTAGGAAATTAAAGGATCTCACCTATCTTGTAGATGAGGGATTAAAATACACAGATGCTGAGAAGGTAGCACTTATATCCCCCTCAGTTGGGGACTATAGGTATATAATAGATCTATGCCAGTATATAAGGAACAATTACAATATTCAAATATCTCCCTCCTCATTAAGGGCAGATACTATAAGTGAGGAACTTTTGGAAGTACTTGATATTAAAACCTTAACTATTGCACCAGAGGCAGGGAGCGAGAGGTTAAGAGACTATATAGGGAAGGACATATCCAGTGAAGATATAGAGAGAGCCTTGGAAATTGCGAAAAAGAGAGGGATTGAAGGAGTAAAACTTTACTTTATGGTAGGATTGCCTACAGAGGAAAGGGAAGATATTCAGGAAATAATAAACCTCTCTAAAGATGTTAAAGAGAAGTTTAGGAGAGTATCTGTAAGTGTGAATCCATTTATTCCAAAGCCTTGCACAGAATTTGAGAGGGAACCATTTAATATGGAATCTAAAAGTACTATTAAATACATTGAGAAATCCTTGAAAAAATACGGTATCCAGGTTAGTTATGAGAATTTCAACTCTATGGTTGTTCAGTGTGTTCTATCTAGGGGAGATGCCTCCCTTGGAAATTTAATAAAGGAATATAATAAACCTAACCAACTACTTAGATATCTGAAGAAAAAGGAACTTCTAGATAGATATTTGGGAGCACTGAAGTAA
- a CDS encoding molybdopterin molybdotransferase MoeA, producing the protein MMLLKNLIPYKRARDIVFKMLEKLIEKRTKLTPIYEVYNKISSEDIASPEDLPMFNRSAMDGYGVIAEDTFGASEINPVILDLLEDSNTPVRNGQCVKLSTGMATPEGVNAVVMKEYCIEGDGFVEIRKGVRPYENISKVGEDIKKGDLIVKKGEVITPYHIGMLSSLGIRHIRVYDLSIGIISTGDELIDLEDFTSTEELKRKKYIINSNTPMFYALIKELGFTPKMYKSVGDDKEEIKEVLLKAMKENDIVITTGGTSVGDRDYTIEVVKDIGELIIHGVQIRPGKPFGFGSCSLEDKEVLLYILSGYPVAAVVQFELFFRNYFKSRRSVYLPLKRGVPSTPGRTDIVRVKLVSENCRTYVEPLRIRGSGVLSSLKDGDGYIIVDENIEGYEKGDYVKVYLF; encoded by the coding sequence ATTATGCTTTTGAAGAATCTGATACCTTATAAAAGAGCCAGAGACATAGTATTTAAAATGCTGGAAAAATTAATCGAAAAAAGGACCAAATTAACTCCTATATACGAAGTTTATAACAAAATATCCTCGGAAGATATAGCGTCTCCTGAAGATCTACCTATGTTCAACAGATCTGCCATGGATGGTTACGGAGTAATAGCAGAGGATACCTTTGGAGCCTCTGAAATAAATCCTGTAATACTAGATCTTCTAGAGGATTCCAATACACCTGTTAGAAATGGTCAATGTGTTAAGTTATCCACTGGGATGGCAACACCTGAGGGCGTAAATGCAGTGGTAATGAAAGAGTACTGTATAGAAGGAGATGGATTTGTAGAGATCAGAAAAGGAGTTCGTCCTTATGAGAATATATCCAAAGTAGGAGAAGATATTAAGAAGGGAGATCTGATAGTTAAAAAGGGAGAGGTTATTACTCCTTACCATATAGGAATGCTCTCCTCCTTAGGTATAAGACATATCAGAGTTTATGATTTAAGTATTGGGATAATATCCACAGGGGATGAATTAATAGATCTGGAGGATTTCACCAGTACAGAGGAGTTGAAGAGGAAAAAGTATATAATAAATTCTAACACTCCCATGTTTTACGCTCTAATAAAAGAGTTGGGATTCACTCCAAAGATGTATAAAAGTGTAGGAGATGATAAAGAAGAGATAAAAGAAGTTCTATTGAAGGCCATGAAAGAAAACGATATAGTAATTACCACTGGAGGCACGTCGGTGGGAGATAGGGATTATACTATTGAAGTTGTTAAAGATATTGGAGAGTTGATAATCCACGGAGTACAGATAAGACCAGGAAAACCTTTCGGATTTGGAAGTTGCTCCTTGGAGGATAAAGAGGTGCTTCTCTATATACTCTCAGGGTATCCAGTTGCTGCAGTGGTACAGTTTGAGCTGTTCTTCAGAAATTACTTCAAAAGTAGAAGATCTGTATATCTACCACTGAAGAGAGGTGTGCCCTCAACACCAGGAAGGACAGATATAGTTAGAGTAAAGTTAGTCAGTGAAAACTGTAGAACCTACGTTGAGCCTCTAAGGATCAGGGGGAGTGGAGTACTCTCCTCTCTTAAAGATGGGGATGGGTATATAATAGTGGATGAAAATATAGAGGGTTATGAAAAAGGAGATTATGTAAAGGTTTATCTATTTTAA